A genomic segment from Glycine soja cultivar W05 chromosome 18, ASM419377v2, whole genome shotgun sequence encodes:
- the LOC114395664 gene encoding eukaryotic translation initiation factor 5-like: MALQNIGAANSDDAFYRYKMPRMITKIEGRGNGIKTNVVNMVDIAKALARPASYTTKYFGCELGAQSKFDEKTGTSHVNGAHDTAKLAGLLENFIKKYVQCYGCGNPETEIIITKNQMIQLKCAACGFVSDVDMRDKLTTFIIKNPPEVKKGSKDKKAMRRAEKERLKEGELADEEQKKVKKEVKKKGSSSSKDGTKSTSSKKKASGSDEDRTSPTHSQIDEKEEALDEDDDDDVQWQTDTSLDAARQRIQEQLSAVTADMVMLSTDEPEKKKEASNGNDGSQNGNSMHCRTLVGEVKANLKKGVGANELLSQLAAHPVPAQEKMSALVEALFEGTEKGFAKEADKKKNYFSVAVADEGSQPLLLHAIEEFSCKSTSNALKEVALVLKALYDADVLEEEHIVQWYQKGLKGDNKNSRIWKNAQPFIDWLQNAESETEEE, encoded by the coding sequence ATGGCTTTACAGAACATTGGTGCTGCAAACAGTGATGATGCCTTCTACAGGTATAAGATGCCTAGGATGATTACCAAAATTGAGGGCAGAGGTAATGGCATCAAAACTAATGTTGTCAATATGGTTGACATTGCAAAGGCACTGGCAAGGCCTGCGTCTTACACGACCAAGTATTTTGGTTGTGAGCTTGGGGCCCAGTCAAAATTTGATGAGAAGACCGGCACTTCTCACGTCAATGGAGCACACGATACTGCTAAGCTTGCTGGCCTTCTTGAGAACTTCATTAAGAAATATGTCCAGTGTTATGGTTGTGGAAATCCTGAAACTGAGATCATAATTACTAAGAATCAAATGATCCAGCTGAAATGCGCAGCTTGTGGTTTTGTGTCTGATGTTGATATGAGAGACAAGCTGACTACCTTCATCATTAAGAACCCTCCAGAAGTTAAGAAAGGATCCAAAGACAAGAAGGCCATGAGGAGAGCTGAGAAGGAGAGACTGAAGGAAGGTGAATTAGCTGATGAGGAACAGAAGAAAGTGAAGAAAGAGGTTAAGAAGAAAGGCTCTTCATCTTCTAAGGATGGCACTAAATCCACCTCTTCAAAGAAGAAAGCAAGTGGCTCTGATGAAGACCGCACTTCACCTACTCACAGTCAAATTGATGAGAAAGAGGAGGCTCTAGATGAGGATGATGACGATGATGTGCAATGGCAGACAGATACGTCACTTGATGCTGCTCGTCAACGTATCCAAGAACAATTAAGTGCTGTGACAGCTGATATGGTTATGCTTTCTACAGATGAAccagagaagaaaaaagaagcaagTAATGGAAATGATGGTTCTCAGAATGGTAACTCAATGCACTGCAGGACCTTGGTTGGTGAAGTGAAAGCAAATTTGAAGAAAGGTGTTGGAGCAAATGAATTGCTGTCGCAACTTGCAGCACATCCTGTACCTGCTCAAGAAAAGATGAGTGCtctggttgaagctttgttcgAGGGAACTGAGAAAGGTTTTGCTAAAGAAGCTGATAAAAAGAAGAACTACTTTTCTGTTGCTGTTGCGGATGAGGGATCCCAGCCGTTGTTGCTTCATGCTATTGAAGAGTTTTCTTGCAAGTCTACTTCAAATGCTTTGAAGGAGGTTGCCCTGGTTCTAAAGGCACTCTACGATGCTGATGTGTTAGAGGAAGAACACATAGTGCAGTGGTATCAAAAGGGACTGAAGGGTGATAACAAGAACTCTAGGATTTGGAAGAATGCTCAACCTTTCATTGATTGGCTTCAGAATGCAGAATCAGAAACTGAGGAAGAATAA
- the LOC114395886 gene encoding uncharacterized protein LOC114395886: MAAASLPSFFSVQARGPYLKFKRSNIRRGPQIIKVQNYQDEGRSTNIDANLNVLKKRIEMVRVKERLERCCKSQHGWNYVPVSDHRITKGSNKEEFSLIEFTGLVCGTLGLTCFGGTLFIYLVSLVVHLQL; this comes from the exons ATGGCTGCTGCTTCTCTCCCTTCTTTCTTCTCCGTACAAGCAAGAGGACCATATCTCAAATTCAAAAGAAGCAATATACGTCGAGGGCCGCAAATAATAAAAGTTCAAAACTATCAAGATGAAG GGAGATCCACCAACATAGATGCGAATTTAAATGTTCTAAAGAAGAGGATAGAGATGGTGAGGGTGAAGGAGAGATTGGAAAGGTGTTGCAAATCTCAACATGGTTGGAATTATGTCCCAGTTTCTGACCACAGAATAACCAAAGGATCAAACAAAGAGGAGTTCAGCTTAATTGAGTTCACAGGTCTAGTTTGTGGGACTCTTGGTCTTACTTGTTTTGGTGGAACACTCTTCATTTACCTTGTTTCCCTGGTTGTTCATCTGCAATTATGA